The window CGTCGGGTCGGCCGACGACGGCGGCCTCTTGAATCTCGTCGGCCGCATAGAGGACGTCCTCGATTTCGCGCGGGTAGACGTTCTCCCCGCCCGTGATAATCATGTCATCGAGTCGGTCCTCGACGAAGAGGTATCCGTCGGCGTCCATCCGCCCGATGTCGCCGGAGCGGAACCACGTCCGGCCGTCGCGGTCGACGAACGCGTTCTGGTTTTTCTCGGGGAGGTCGTAATAGCCGGCCATCACCGTATCGCCGTGCCAGAGGAGTTCGCCCTTCTCGTTGGCGCCGACCGCCTCGCGGGTGTTCGGGTCTTCGATTCGAACGTCCATGACGTCGTTGCAGACCTTACCGATGCTGCCCGCTTTCCGGTCTTCGTCGCCGATACGATTGATGGCCGCCAGCGGTGTCGTTTCCGTCATCCCGTAGCCCTCCAGCAGCGTACAGTCGAAGGCTTCCTCGACGGCCTCGATGCGCTCTTTCGGCATCGGTGCGCCGCCGACGCCGATGACCTCCAGCGACGAGAGGTCGTAGGCGTCGACGTCGTCGACCGCGAGGAGGTCGATGACCATCGTGGGGATGAGGAACGTGTAGGTGACGCCGTGTGTCTCGATGGCGTCGAGCGCCGTCTCGGGGTCCCAGGCCGGCAGGAAGTGGTTGGTCGCACCCGCGAAGACGAACGGCGTCGTGGTGATGTTCAGCCCGGAGACGTGGAAACACGGACAGACCGTGAGGCCGACCTCGTTTTCGCTCCAGTCCATGTAGCGCAGGAATCCCCTGGCGTTCGTCGAGAGGTTCTGGTGGGTGTGTCTGACGCCCTTCGGGCGGCCGGTCGTTCCGGAGGTGTACATCATCTCGGCGACCTCCGACTCCTTTCGCGGATGGACGTCGTAGGCCGAATCCGCGTCGGCGATGAGGCCATCGTATGCGGTTCCGAGCTCGCCGCCGACAACAATCGTGTGTTCGACGGAATCGACGTCCAGTCCCGCGATGACGTCCTCGAACGTTCCCGTGGTCACGACGGCCCTCGCACCGGCGTCTTCGAGGACGAACTGTATCTCCTCGCCCTCGAAGCGCATGTTTATCGGGAAGGGAATCGCGCCGCGTTTCATCGCCCCGAAGTAGGCGACGGCGAAGGTCACGCCGTTGGGGAGATACAGTGCGACTCGGTCGCCGGCATCGATACCGAGACCGTCGAGGGCGTTGGCGAAGGCGTTCGTCTCGGCCGCGAACTCCTCGAAGGTCAACTCACGCTCGGGGTCGGTAATCGCGGTTTTCGTGGGACTGTCTCGTGCCGCTGTATCGACACAGTTGGCAAAGTTCATCGGACGGTCAGGGTGTCGCAGTTACAGTCTAAAACGTTTTCGCCGGATGGAACGGAATTCGGTCGATTCGAAGCCGCACGGCAGAAAGCACCCGCTGGGGCAACACGGGTGGGACCATGGTTTCGATGGCGGCGACAGTCCTGTGTGAACTGTGCCCCGAATAGGTTGATTCGACCATGAGTTATATTCCCACAGGTATGAGAAATCCTTGCCGGTTGGGGCCCCGAATTACTCGTACTGACCGGAGCCAAACGTCTTCAGTAGGCCGATATCCGCAGAACAGGAAGGAAGATGAAACCGGAGTTACCGGCTGAGTTCGTATCCGCTTTCCCGGTCCCAGGCGCCGTTGGTTCCCTCGGATTGGAGGTCCTGCTTGCGGATTTTGCCCGAGGGGTTCCGCGGGAGGTCGTCCCGGATTTCGATGTACCGGGGGACCTTGAGGTACGGGAGTCGTTTCTCGCAGTGGCGACAGATTTCGACCGGCGAGACGTCGGCACCGTCCGCCGGTACGACGACCGCTTTGATGTCCTCCTCGCCGCCTTCGTTCATCACGCCGATTACCGTCGAGTGGTCGACGGCGGGGAGTGCGTCGATTACGCTCTCGATTTCTAGCGACGAGATGCGGCCGGCGATGCGACCACGATAGAGGGAGTTCTCCTTGGTCGCCACGAAGTAGACGTAGCCGTCCTCGTCGCGGTAGCCGATGCCGCCGGTGTGAATCCACT of the Natronomonas halophila genome contains:
- a CDS encoding class I adenylate-forming enzyme family protein, which codes for MNFANCVDTAARDSPTKTAITDPERELTFEEFAAETNAFANALDGLGIDAGDRVALYLPNGVTFAVAYFGAMKRGAIPFPINMRFEGEEIQFVLEDAGARAVVTTGTFEDVIAGLDVDSVEHTIVVGGELGTAYDGLIADADSAYDVHPRKESEVAEMMYTSGTTGRPKGVRHTHQNLSTNARGFLRYMDWSENEVGLTVCPCFHVSGLNITTTPFVFAGATNHFLPAWDPETALDAIETHGVTYTFLIPTMVIDLLAVDDVDAYDLSSLEVIGVGGAPMPKERIEAVEEAFDCTLLEGYGMTETTPLAAINRIGDEDRKAGSIGKVCNDVMDVRIEDPNTREAVGANEKGELLWHGDTVMAGYYDLPEKNQNAFVDRDGRTWFRSGDIGRMDADGYLFVEDRLDDMIITGGENVYPREIEDVLYAADEIQEAAVVGRPDDRLGERIVAFVVGDTTPEELEALIRDHLAGYKVPKEFRFVEELPKTSTQKIDKVSLRDRLD